In Staphylococcus saccharolyticus, one genomic interval encodes:
- the purF gene encoding amidophosphoribosyltransferase, with the protein MFNYSGLNEECGVFGIWNHPEAAQLTYMGLHSLQHRGQEGAGIVVSGDEILKGERGLGLLTEAIKDEHMDNLKGSPHAIGHVRYATSGNKGIENIQPFLYYFYDMSVGICHNGNLINAQSLRQNLEKQGAIFHSSSDTEVIMHLIRRSKAPSFEEALKESLRQIKGGFTFAILTKDALYGAVDPNAIRPLVVGQMENGAYILASETCAIDVLGAEFVQDIHAGEYVIINDEGIEVKSYTRQTNTAISAMEYIYFARPDSTIAGKNVHAVRKVSGKRLAQESPADADMVIGVPNSSLSAASGYAEQIGLPYEMGLVKNQYVARTFIQPTQELREQGVRVKLSAVKDIVEGKDIILVDDSIVRGTTIKRIVKMLKDSGANHIHVRIASPEFMFPSFYGIDVSTTAELISASKSPEEIKNHIGADSLAYLSVDGLIESIGLDYDAPYSGLCVESFTGDYPAGLYDYGENYKAYLSERQKLYIAKNKYYFDSEGNLHV; encoded by the coding sequence ATGTTTAACTACTCAGGACTAAACGAAGAATGTGGCGTATTTGGAATTTGGAACCATCCTGAAGCAGCACAGTTAACATATATGGGGCTTCATAGTTTACAACATAGAGGTCAAGAAGGTGCAGGTATCGTTGTTTCAGGTGATGAGATACTTAAAGGTGAGCGTGGATTGGGTTTACTAACTGAAGCGATAAAAGATGAACATATGGATAATTTAAAAGGATCCCCTCACGCGATAGGACATGTACGATATGCAACATCTGGAAATAAAGGAATAGAGAATATTCAACCATTTTTATACTATTTTTATGATATGAGTGTAGGTATTTGTCATAATGGAAACCTTATTAATGCTCAATCATTACGTCAAAACTTAGAAAAACAAGGTGCTATCTTCCACTCTTCATCAGATACTGAAGTGATTATGCATTTAATTCGACGTAGTAAGGCACCATCTTTTGAAGAGGCTCTTAAAGAAAGTTTGCGACAAATTAAAGGCGGATTTACCTTCGCAATCTTAACAAAAGATGCACTTTATGGTGCGGTTGATCCTAATGCAATTCGTCCACTTGTCGTTGGACAAATGGAAAATGGTGCATACATCTTAGCGAGTGAGACATGTGCAATTGATGTTTTAGGGGCAGAGTTTGTACAAGATATTCATGCAGGTGAATATGTAATTATTAATGATGAAGGTATTGAGGTAAAATCTTATACACGTCAAACTAATACAGCTATTTCTGCTATGGAATATATCTATTTTGCTAGACCTGATTCAACGATTGCAGGAAAGAATGTTCATGCTGTAAGAAAAGTATCTGGTAAACGACTTGCACAAGAAAGTCCTGCAGATGCAGATATGGTTATTGGCGTACCTAATTCTTCATTATCTGCAGCGAGTGGTTATGCTGAACAAATTGGTCTTCCATATGAAATGGGGCTTGTCAAAAATCAGTATGTTGCACGTACATTTATTCAACCGACTCAAGAATTACGTGAACAAGGTGTAAGAGTGAAGTTATCGGCTGTCAAAGATATAGTTGAAGGGAAAGATATTATTCTTGTTGATGATTCTATTGTTAGAGGTACGACAATTAAACGTATAGTAAAAATGCTTAAAGATTCAGGAGCCAATCATATACATGTCAGAATTGCCTCACCGGAATTTATGTTTCCAAGTTTCTATGGTATCGATGTATCTACTACGGCTGAGTTAATTTCTGCAAGTAAATCTCCAGAGGAAATAAAAAATCATATTGGTGCAGATTCACTGGCGTATCTTAGCGTTGATGGGTTAATTGAATCTATAGGTCTTGATTATGATGCTCCTTATAGCGGTTTATGTGTTGAGAGTTTTACAGGTGATTATCCTGCGGGTCTTTATGACTACGGAGAGAATTATAAGGCATATTTAAGTGAAAGACAAAAATTATATATAGCTAAAAATAAATATTATTTCGATAGTGAGGGAAATCTACATGTCTAA
- the purL gene encoding phosphoribosylformylglycinamidine synthase subunit PurL: protein MSKFIEPSVEEIKLEKLYQDMGLSDKEYDKVTEILGREPNFTEVGIFSVMWSEHCSYKHSKPFLKQFPTTGKHVLMGPGEGAGVVDIGDNQAIVFKVESHNHPSAIEPYQGAATGVGGIIRDIVSIGARPINLLNSLRFGELSVKQNQRLLKGVVSGIGGYGNCIGIPTTAGEIEFDDRYDGNPLVNSMCVGVIDHDMVQKGTAKGVGNSVIYVGLKTGRDGIHGATFASEELTEESENKRPSVQIGDPFVGKKLMEATLEAITFDELVGIQDMGAAGLTSSSSEMAAKGGSGLHLRLDQVPTREPGISPYELMLSETQERMLLVVEKGTEQKFLDLFDKHELDSAVIGEVTDTDRFVLTYEDEVFADIPVQPLSDEAPVYILEDEEKEYNTSKNDYSNVDVQDVFLKLLKHPTIASKHYLYEQYDQQVGANTIIKPGLQSSVVRVEKTNKAIASTIDGEARYVFNQPYEGGKMVVAEAYRNLIAVGATPLAMTDCLNYGSPEKKEIYQQLIDSTKGMAEACEVLKTPVVSGNVSLYNETRGTSIFPTPVVGMVGLIDDIDFLNDFKPTAGDKLYLVGETRDDFGGSQLEKLLYGSVNHEFEAIDLSDEVTKGELIKQAIRNGVASHVQTVGKGGLLLTLAKISAFYNLGIKAHLDVTNAQLFSETQGRYIVSVKEGQSLNINQAIEIGQLTYDQSFEISNSDVTISESVSHIKQTWEGAIAQCLTTQD from the coding sequence ATGTCTAAATTTATCGAACCAAGTGTTGAAGAAATTAAACTTGAAAAACTTTATCAAGATATGGGGCTTAGTGATAAAGAATACGATAAAGTAACAGAAATTCTTGGCAGAGAACCCAACTTTACAGAAGTAGGTATATTCTCTGTGATGTGGAGTGAACATTGTTCGTATAAACACTCTAAACCATTTTTAAAGCAATTTCCAACAACTGGTAAGCACGTCTTAATGGGACCTGGTGAAGGCGCAGGTGTTGTGGATATTGGAGATAATCAAGCAATAGTATTTAAAGTGGAATCACACAACCATCCATCAGCAATTGAACCATATCAAGGTGCTGCAACTGGAGTTGGTGGAATTATAAGAGATATTGTTTCTATTGGTGCACGACCAATCAACTTATTAAATAGTTTGCGCTTCGGCGAATTATCAGTGAAACAAAATCAACGTTTATTAAAGGGAGTGGTTAGTGGTATCGGTGGCTACGGTAATTGTATAGGTATCCCAACTACTGCTGGTGAAATTGAATTTGATGATCGATACGATGGTAATCCACTAGTCAACTCAATGTGTGTAGGAGTTATTGACCACGATATGGTTCAAAAAGGCACTGCTAAAGGTGTTGGTAACTCAGTGATTTACGTAGGATTGAAAACTGGTCGCGATGGTATTCATGGCGCAACATTTGCTTCGGAGGAACTTACAGAAGAAAGCGAAAATAAACGACCATCCGTACAAATTGGAGACCCATTTGTAGGTAAAAAACTGATGGAAGCTACTCTTGAAGCAATCACATTTGATGAACTTGTAGGCATTCAAGATATGGGGGCAGCGGGTTTAACGTCTTCATCTTCAGAAATGGCAGCTAAAGGTGGTAGTGGCTTACATTTAAGATTAGATCAAGTTCCTACTAGAGAACCTGGTATTTCACCTTATGAATTGATGTTATCTGAAACGCAAGAAAGAATGTTACTTGTAGTTGAAAAAGGAACAGAGCAAAAATTCTTAGATTTGTTTGATAAACATGAACTAGATAGTGCGGTAATTGGTGAAGTTACTGACACAGATCGTTTTGTTTTAACGTACGAAGATGAAGTGTTTGCAGATATACCAGTACAGCCACTATCTGATGAAGCTCCTGTTTATATTCTTGAAGATGAAGAAAAAGAATATAATACTTCGAAAAATGATTATAGTAATGTAGATGTTCAAGATGTCTTTTTAAAATTACTAAAACATCCGACGATTGCATCAAAGCATTATTTATATGAACAGTATGACCAACAGGTTGGAGCAAATACAATTATCAAACCCGGTTTACAATCTTCGGTTGTTCGTGTTGAAAAAACAAATAAAGCAATTGCCTCTACTATTGATGGAGAAGCACGATACGTATTTAACCAACCTTATGAAGGTGGAAAAATGGTGGTCGCAGAAGCGTATCGCAATTTAATTGCTGTAGGTGCAACACCACTAGCCATGACTGATTGTTTAAATTATGGTTCTCCAGAAAAGAAAGAAATTTATCAACAATTAATAGATTCTACTAAAGGCATGGCAGAAGCCTGTGAAGTATTAAAAACACCGGTTGTATCTGGCAATGTATCTTTATATAACGAGACAAGAGGTACTTCTATTTTCCCTACTCCTGTAGTTGGCATGGTAGGACTTATTGATGATATAGACTTTTTAAATGACTTTAAACCAACAGCAGGCGACAAACTTTATTTAGTGGGTGAAACACGTGATGACTTTGGAGGAAGCCAACTAGAAAAATTATTGTATGGTTCAGTTAATCATGAATTTGAAGCTATTGATTTAAGTGATGAAGTTACAAAAGGTGAATTGATTAAACAAGCCATACGTAATGGTGTTGCTTCTCATGTACAAACTGTAGGTAAGGGTGGATTACTTCTTACGTTAGCTAAAATCAGTGCTTTTTATAACTTAGGTATAAAAGCACATTTAGATGTAACCAATGCACAGTTATTTAGTGAAACACAGGGACGTTATATTGTATCTGTTAAAGAAGGACAATCGCTTAATATCAATCAAGCAATAGAAATAGGGCAGCTTACTTATGACCAATCTTTTGAAATTTCGAATTCGGATGTAACAATTTCAGAAAGTGTTTCACACATTAAACAAACATGGGAAGGAGCTATTGCTCAATGTTTAACTACTCAGGACTAA
- the purQ gene encoding phosphoribosylformylglycinamidine synthase subunit PurQ, whose product MKFAVLVFPGSNCDRDMYNAAIKSGIEVAYVDYRETTLKGFDGVLIPGGFSFGDYLRSGAMASVAPIINEVKRLAKEGKPILGVCNGFQILTEIGLLPGALLHNDSHLFISRNETLKVTNNQTPFTHLYKENEKVVYPVAHGEGHYYCTEDIFNELEQNNQIILKYMDNPNGSYEDIAGIVNKDGNVCGMMPHPERALETLLGTDSGVKLFESMVESWREQHV is encoded by the coding sequence ATGAAATTTGCAGTTCTAGTATTTCCAGGTTCAAACTGCGATAGAGATATGTATAATGCAGCGATTAAATCTGGTATTGAAGTAGCATATGTTGACTATCGTGAAACGACTTTAAAAGGTTTTGATGGTGTATTAATCCCTGGAGGTTTTTCGTTTGGTGACTATCTAAGATCTGGTGCAATGGCAAGTGTCGCTCCTATTATTAATGAAGTAAAACGATTAGCGAAAGAAGGTAAACCTATCTTAGGTGTATGTAATGGATTTCAAATATTAACTGAAATAGGGTTACTACCTGGTGCATTACTGCATAATGATTCACATCTTTTTATAAGTAGAAATGAAACTTTAAAAGTGACTAATAATCAAACACCATTTACACATTTATATAAAGAAAATGAAAAAGTGGTATATCCAGTTGCACATGGAGAAGGTCATTACTATTGTACAGAAGATATCTTTAATGAACTTGAACAAAATAATCAGATTATACTTAAATATATGGATAATCCCAATGGTTCTTATGAAGACATCGCAGGTATCGTTAACAAAGATGGAAATGTTTGCGGTATGATGCCACATCCAGAACGCGCGCTTGAAACATTGCTAGGTACAGACAGTGGTGTGAAATTGTTTGAATCGATGGTTGAAAGTTGGAGGGAACAACATGTCTAA
- the purS gene encoding phosphoribosylformylglycinamidine synthase subunit PurS, translating to MKTIELHITLQPQVLDIQGQALNRAVHDLGYTQVNDIRVGKVLYMTVDEATDEAVNNIITILSEKLFANTVIEEYSYKVIDEKEKA from the coding sequence ATGAAGACGATTGAATTACATATCACATTACAACCACAGGTACTAGATATACAAGGACAAGCACTTAATAGAGCTGTTCATGACTTAGGTTATACACAAGTTAATGATATACGAGTAGGTAAAGTTTTATATATGACTGTGGATGAAGCAACTGATGAAGCGGTCAATAATATTATTACTATCTTAAGTGAAAAACTTTTCGCAAATACAGTGATTGAAGAATATAGCTATAAAGTGATTGATGAAAAGGAGAAAGCATAA
- the purC gene encoding phosphoribosylaminoimidazolesuccinocarboxamide synthase, whose translation MSLLYEGKAKKVYTTETEGQLRVEYKDEVTAGNGAKKDTMVGKGKLNNQITSIIFDYLTRHNIDNHFIKQLSEIEQLVQQVNIIPLEVVVRNIATGSITKRLGFNKGHQFEEPLVEFFYKNDDLNDPLITDDHVKLLHIANDDDIVTLKQMAKDINKILIQLMDEMELKLIDFKVEFGKTNKGTILLADEVSPDTCRIWEKYSDTNFDKDVYRNDTGSLIDTYQTFLNKLEDLKS comes from the coding sequence GTGTCTTTATTATATGAAGGAAAAGCCAAAAAAGTATATACAACTGAAACTGAAGGCCAATTGCGAGTAGAATATAAAGATGAAGTTACAGCTGGCAACGGTGCAAAAAAAGACACAATGGTCGGCAAAGGAAAGTTAAATAATCAAATCACATCTATTATATTTGATTATTTAACACGCCATAATATCGACAACCATTTTATTAAACAACTCTCAGAAATAGAGCAATTAGTACAACAAGTTAATATTATTCCATTGGAAGTCGTAGTGAGAAATATTGCTACAGGTTCTATTACAAAACGTCTAGGTTTTAATAAAGGACATCAATTTGAAGAACCATTAGTAGAATTTTTTTATAAGAATGATGATCTTAACGATCCACTTATAACGGATGACCATGTTAAATTACTTCACATTGCTAATGATGATGATATTGTCACGCTAAAACAAATGGCAAAAGATATTAATAAAATATTGATTCAACTTATGGATGAGATGGAGCTTAAACTTATCGATTTCAAAGTTGAATTTGGTAAAACAAATAAAGGAACTATTTTACTTGCAGATGAAGTTTCACCAGATACATGCAGAATATGGGAGAAATATTCAGATACAAATTTTGACAAAGATGTTTATAGAAATGACACTGGCTCTCTCATTGATACTTATCAAACATTTTTAAATAAATTGGAGGATCTTAAATCATGA
- the purK gene encoding 5-(carboxyamino)imidazole ribonucleotide synthase: protein MSFNKLSFGSTIGIIGGGQLGKMMAQSAQKMGFKVIVIDPNEDCPCRYVAHQFIHANYDDENALERLGESSDVITYEFENISSKQLKHLTETFNIPQGYQAIEILQDRLTEKQSLLEAKTQIVPFLYIQNEQDLVKAIKELGYPIIIKTRFGGYDGKGQILVENEENLEAAKDLIKKQECVVEQYIDIDKEVSLTVTIGNDQQTTFFPLQENEHRNQILFKTIIPARSDKEKEARKEVKKITNVIHFVGTFTVEFFIDKTNTLYVNEIAPRPHNSGHYSIEACDYSQFDTHILAVTGQKLPQQIDVLKPAVMMNLLGRDLDLLENEFGEHPEWHVHIYGKSDRKPDRKMGHMTLLTDDVNQTEQYMLMKFEGRDK, encoded by the coding sequence ATGAGCTTCAATAAATTAAGTTTCGGCTCAACAATCGGAATTATTGGTGGCGGTCAATTAGGGAAAATGATGGCACAATCGGCTCAGAAAATGGGATTTAAAGTTATTGTTATTGATCCTAATGAAGATTGTCCGTGTCGCTATGTTGCTCACCAATTTATTCATGCTAATTATGATGATGAAAATGCTTTAGAACGCTTAGGTGAAAGTTCTGATGTGATAACCTATGAATTTGAGAACATTTCCTCTAAGCAACTAAAACATCTAACTGAAACATTTAACATTCCCCAAGGTTATCAAGCAATTGAAATACTACAAGATCGTTTAACTGAAAAACAATCATTACTAGAAGCAAAAACACAAATTGTTCCATTTTTATACATACAAAACGAACAAGATTTAGTAAAGGCAATAAAAGAATTGGGTTATCCAATTATCATTAAAACACGTTTTGGTGGTTATGATGGAAAGGGACAAATTTTAGTTGAAAATGAAGAAAATCTAGAAGCGGCTAAAGATTTAATTAAAAAACAAGAATGTGTTGTCGAACAATATATTGATATAGATAAAGAGGTTTCTTTAACAGTTACGATTGGAAATGATCAACAAACAACATTTTTCCCATTACAAGAAAATGAACATAGAAATCAAATATTATTCAAAACAATTATACCAGCAAGATCAGACAAAGAAAAAGAGGCGCGTAAAGAAGTGAAAAAAATAACTAATGTTATCCATTTTGTAGGTACATTTACTGTGGAATTCTTCATAGATAAGACAAATACATTATATGTAAACGAGATTGCACCACGTCCTCATAATTCAGGTCATTACTCGATAGAAGCTTGCGATTATTCTCAATTTGATACGCATATCTTGGCAGTAACTGGTCAAAAGTTACCTCAACAAATTGATGTGCTTAAACCTGCAGTGATGATGAATTTATTAGGTCGTGATTTAGATCTACTAGAAAATGAATTTGGTGAACATCCAGAATGGCATGTGCATATTTATGGTAAGTCAGACAGAAAGCCTGATAGAAAAATGGGACATATGACATTACTTACGGATGATGTCAATCAAACAGAGCAATATATGTTAATGAAATTTGAAGGGAGAGACAAATAA
- the purE gene encoding 5-(carboxyamino)imidazole ribonucleotide mutase, translating into MKIAVIMGSSSDWNIMKESCDMLEKFGIPYDKKVVSAHRTPQLMFEFSSTARQNGYDIIIAGAGGAAHLPGMVASMTTLPVIGVPIESRSLKGLDSLLSIVQMPGGIPVATTAIGKSGAKNAGILAARMLGMYHKSVQKNLENYEKSLVDKVEEMQNELQ; encoded by the coding sequence GTGAAAATAGCAGTCATTATGGGTAGTTCTTCAGATTGGAATATTATGAAAGAAAGCTGCGATATGCTAGAAAAATTTGGAATACCGTATGATAAAAAAGTTGTCTCAGCACATCGTACGCCTCAACTCATGTTCGAGTTTTCAAGTACAGCTCGCCAAAATGGTTATGACATTATCATTGCAGGTGCTGGTGGTGCAGCACACTTACCAGGCATGGTAGCATCAATGACAACATTGCCTGTAATTGGAGTACCAATAGAGTCTAGAAGTTTGAAAGGGTTAGACTCATTACTTTCAATTGTTCAAATGCCAGGAGGTATACCGGTTGCAACGACAGCTATTGGTAAATCTGGTGCGAAAAATGCAGGTATATTAGCCGCAAGAATGTTAGGTATGTATCACAAATCAGTACAAAAGAATTTGGAAAATTACGAAAAATCTTTAGTCGATAAAGTGGAGGAAATGCAAAATGAGCTTCAATAA
- the folD gene encoding bifunctional methylenetetrahydrofolate dehydrogenase/methenyltetrahydrofolate cyclohydrolase FolD has translation MVAKILDGKQIAKEYRQGLKDQVEELNKQGFTPKLSVILVGNDDASQSYVKSKKKAAEEIGMISEIIHLDESTTEKEVLNELGRLNNDDSVSGILVQVPLPKQVSEQKVLEAINPDKDVDGFHPTNIGKLCIHEQTFIPCTPLGIMEILKHSDIDLEGKNAVVIGRSHIVGQPVSKLLLQANCTVTILHSRTKNMSEYLKNADIIVSAVGKPGLVTKDVVKEGAVVIDVGNTPDENGKLKGDVDYDEVKNVAGAITPVPGGVGPLTITMVLNNALLAEKMRRGIK, from the coding sequence GTGGTCGCTAAAATTTTAGATGGCAAACAAATTGCAAAAGAATATAGACAGGGGTTAAAAGATCAAGTAGAAGAATTAAATAAACAAGGGTTTACACCAAAATTATCAGTTATCTTAGTTGGTAATGATGATGCTAGTCAAAGTTATGTCAAATCAAAGAAAAAAGCAGCCGAAGAAATTGGCATGATTTCAGAGATAATTCATTTAGATGAATCAACAACAGAAAAAGAAGTACTCAATGAATTAGGGCGATTAAATAATGATGATTCAGTAAGTGGTATATTAGTGCAAGTTCCCTTACCTAAGCAAGTCAGCGAACAAAAAGTCTTAGAAGCGATCAATCCTGACAAAGATGTAGATGGTTTCCACCCTACCAATATTGGAAAACTGTGTATACATGAACAAACGTTTATACCATGCACTCCATTAGGAATTATGGAAATATTAAAACATTCTGACATAGATTTAGAAGGAAAAAATGCTGTTGTAATTGGGAGAAGTCATATCGTAGGTCAACCTGTATCTAAGTTACTACTTCAAGCTAATTGCACTGTAACTATTTTACATTCACGTACTAAAAATATGAGCGAATATCTAAAAAATGCTGATATCATAGTAAGCGCAGTTGGTAAACCAGGATTGGTTACAAAAGATGTAGTTAAAGAAGGTGCAGTTGTTATTGATGTAGGTAATACACCAGATGAAAATGGAAAATTAAAGGGCGATGTAGATTATGATGAAGTTAAAAACGTTGCCGGAGCCATAACTCCTGTACCTGGTGGAGTGGGGCCATTAACAATTACAATGGTGCTTAATAATGCTTTGTTGGCAGAAAAAATGCGACGTGGTATTAAATAG
- a CDS encoding DUF5011 domain-containing protein yields MNKLLQSLSALGVSATLVTPNLNAEATTNTEPQLRGVNDVVIEKGQEYNLLNGISAYDKEDGDLTHKIKVDGQVDTSKTGKYAVEYKVTDSDGAEKTSIRHVEVK; encoded by the coding sequence ATGAACAAATTACTACAGTCATTATCAGCACTTGGAGTTTCAGCTACATTAGTGACACCAAATTTAAATGCAGAAGCTACTACAAATACTGAGCCTCAACTACGAGGTGTAAATGATGTCGTTATTGAAAAAGGCCAAGAATATAACTTATTAAATGGTATTAGTGCTTATGATAAAGAAGACGGTGACTTAACACATAAAATTAAAGTCGACGGTCAAGTAGATACATCTAAAACAGGAAAATATGCAGTAGAATACAAAGTAACAGACTCTGATGGAGCAGAAAAAACATCTATTAGACATGTTGAAGTTAAATAA
- a CDS encoding poly(glycerol-phosphate) alpha-glucosyltransferase yields MDFETKIKRLIAYIKSKIKIDNYVFVSIGGPKFKAQVKLFKKTNYLEHNILKLGYQFKKKTGTYPIWVKVDVVQSTKKVLFKDLKISLEKTRRNYVDFGIAFDSQWELTLIAEEINANAFVRPNNTNNQLYLSEKNINAYLVKYTKHKKVFSNDFYNGKEVIKFYTKGFMLDNDAYFELHNNRYEQNLRKVHDLGSEIDRLILNSTDFLQSMILENGKYVYGYFPHFDNEIGFYNILRHSSSTYALIEGLSYLGKNLDPAKKAIDYVIKHNLMEQDNRGYVYEDTNGINEIKLGQNASFIFAVCEYLKYQKNDLYLEKAQKVAHGILTMINEETYETTHILNYPDLSLKEQYRIIYYDGEAALALLRLYQLDNNKLWLNTVENLMNHFIDKDYWKYHDHWLGYCTNELVQINPQDKYFEFGIKNVNTYLDFIKQRETTFPTYLEMLIATYRLIQKAKDTGREGLVAKLIDEKYLIDVIEKRANYQRVGYFYPEVAMYFKNPAKILGGFFIKHHGYRVRIDDIEHYLSGYVQYQKVFKNISD; encoded by the coding sequence ATGGATTTTGAAACTAAAATAAAGAGATTAATTGCTTATATAAAAAGTAAAATAAAAATTGATAACTATGTCTTCGTAAGTATTGGCGGACCAAAATTTAAAGCACAAGTAAAATTATTCAAAAAAACAAATTACCTCGAGCATAATATTTTAAAATTAGGATATCAGTTTAAGAAAAAAACAGGTACATATCCTATATGGGTAAAGGTAGATGTTGTTCAATCTACAAAAAAAGTATTATTTAAAGATTTGAAAATTTCTTTAGAGAAAACTAGAAGAAACTATGTAGATTTTGGTATTGCATTTGATAGTCAGTGGGAGTTGACATTAATAGCTGAAGAGATTAATGCTAATGCTTTTGTAAGACCTAACAACACGAATAATCAATTGTATCTCTCTGAAAAAAATATAAATGCGTATCTGGTTAAGTACACTAAACATAAGAAAGTATTTAGTAATGATTTTTATAATGGTAAAGAAGTTATTAAATTTTATACTAAAGGTTTTATGTTAGATAACGATGCGTATTTTGAATTACATAATAATCGTTATGAGCAAAATTTAAGAAAAGTACATGATTTAGGTAGTGAAATCGACCGTTTAATATTAAACAGTACTGATTTTTTACAAAGTATGATCTTAGAAAATGGAAAATATGTGTACGGTTATTTCCCTCATTTTGATAATGAGATAGGGTTCTATAATATTTTAAGACACTCTTCGTCAACTTATGCATTGATAGAAGGTTTGTCATACTTAGGAAAGAATTTAGATCCCGCTAAAAAAGCTATTGATTATGTAATTAAACATAATTTAATGGAGCAAGATAATAGGGGATATGTCTATGAAGATACGAACGGAATCAATGAAATTAAGTTAGGACAAAATGCTTCCTTTATATTTGCAGTGTGTGAATACTTAAAATATCAAAAAAATGACTTATATTTAGAAAAAGCTCAAAAAGTTGCTCATGGTATTTTAACGATGATTAATGAAGAAACTTATGAAACAACACATATATTAAATTATCCAGATTTGTCATTAAAAGAGCAATATAGAATCATATATTATGATGGTGAAGCAGCTTTAGCTTTACTAAGATTATATCAGCTAGACAATAATAAGTTATGGTTAAATACAGTTGAAAATTTAATGAATCACTTTATTGATAAAGATTACTGGAAATATCATGATCATTGGTTAGGTTATTGTACAAATGAGCTAGTTCAAATTAATCCTCAAGATAAGTATTTCGAATTTGGTATCAAAAATGTGAATACTTATTTAGATTTTATCAAGCAAAGAGAGACAACTTTTCCGACTTATTTAGAGATGTTAATTGCAACATATCGTCTAATTCAAAAAGCTAAAGATACAGGTAGAGAAGGCTTAGTTGCTAAATTAATTGATGAAAAGTATTTAATTGATGTTATTGAAAAAAGAGCTAATTATCAACGAGTAGGTTATTTTTATCCTGAAGTAGCAATGTATTTTAAAAATCCTGCTAAAATTCTTGGTGGATTTTTCATTAAGCATCATGGATATCGAGTCCGTATTGATGATATTGAACACTATCTTTCAGGGTATGTTCAATATCAAAAGGTATTTAAAAATATTAGTGATTAA